DNA from Actinomyces sp. oral taxon 897:
GCCACATCGCCGGCAAGGACGGCATCTACGCGGGCGCGCTCCTGGTGGAGATGGTGGCCAGGCGGGCCAAGCCGCTGTCCCGGATCTACGCCGACATCGTGGCACGCTACGGCCGTCTCGAGATGGTCGAGTCCAGCCTGGAGTTCGACCCCGAGGTCAAGGAGCCCCTGACCCGCCGCATTATGGTCCAGCGGGACCTGCCCGACTTCGGCCTGGAGGTCAGGACGGTCTCCACCGCCGACGGGTGCAAGGTCGTGTTTGCGGACGGCAGCTGGGTCATTACCCGCTTCTCCGGCACCGAGCCCCTCCTGAGGGTCTTCGCCGAGGCCGGGACCACCGAGCAGGCCCAGCGCCTGGTGGACACCGTCCAGGACTACTACCAGCTGCACTGAGGTGCCGGGAGGGCCGCGGGCCCCGTCCCGGCGGCCCTCCCGACGTCGGGGTGAGGATCCTGCCCGCGCCGTGGGCCCCTCAGGAGTAGTACAGGGCCAGGCGGTGCCCGTCGAACTCGCGCACCGTTATGGCCTGGCCGTAGATCTGCTCCAGCACCGGGGTGGTCATAATCTGCGCGGGTGTGCCGTGGGCGGCCACCCGCCCGTGGCGCAGGGCCAGGATGGAGTCGGCCCACACGGAGGCGTAGTTGACGTCGTGCAGGACCAGGACCACGGTCCTGCCCAGCTCGTCGGCGGCCGCGCGCAGGCGGCGCATCATCTGCGTGGCGTGGGTCATGTCCAGGTTGTTGAGGGGCTCGTCCAGGAGGACGTAGGGCGTGTCCTGGGCCAGCACCATGGCCACGAAGGCCCGCTGACGCTGCCCCCCGCTCATCTGGTCCAGGCGGCGGGTGGCCAGGGCCTCCAGGTCCATCCACTCGATGGCCTTCTCCACCGCCCTGTGGTCCGCCTCGGTGGGCCGTCCCCCGTTGTGGGGGAACCGGCCGAAGGACACCAGGTCACGCACGGTCAGGCGGACCGTGAGCTGGTTGTCCTGGCGCAGCACGGCCATGGTGCGGGCGAGCTCGCGGGTGTCGGTGCGGCTGACGTCCAGGCCGCCGACCGTCACGGTCCCGGCGTCGGCCCCCAGCAGGCGGGCGATAATGGACAGCAGCGTGGACTTGCCCGCCCCGTTGGGGCCGATGAGGCAGGTGACGCCGCCCGCGGGCAGGTCCACGGTAATGTCGTCGAGGACCAGGGAGCTTCCGTAGGACTTGGAGACCTGGTCGATGGAGATCACGAGTGCCTTCCTTCCCGCACGAGGAGGGTAATGAGCAGGAGCCCCCCGAGGAGCTCGACAATGACGGACAGGACGGTGGACCACTTCAGGACGTGCTGGAGCACGGTCTGGCCCCCTACCAGGGTGAGGACCGCGCACAGGGCGGACGCGGGCAGGGTGACACCGTGGTGGTAGGTCCCCGCCAGGCGGTATCCCAGGTGGGCCACGAGCAGCCCCAGGAAGGTGATCGGGCCGACCATGGCGGTGGACACCGACACCAGGACCGCCGCCAGGACCAGGACGAGGCGCGTCTGGCGGTCCACGTCCACCCCCAGGGAGGCGGCCAGGGGGCGGCCCAGGAGCAGCACGTCCAGCACGTGCCGCCGGTGCCACAGGGCCAGGGAGGTCAGTGCCACCACGGCGCCGCCGGCCCACAGCAGGTCCGTGCTCACGTTGCTGAAGGAGGCGAAGAGCCGGGACTGGAGGATGAGGTACTCGTTGGGGTCCAGCAGGCGCTGGATGAAGACGACCACCGAGCGCAGGAGGGTGCCCAGGATGACGCCTGCCAGGACCAGGACGTGGATCTCCCGGCCGCTGCCCAGCAGCGTGCTGACGAGGAGCACGGAGACGACGACCATGACCAGGGTCGTCAGGGCGAACTGGGCCAGGGAGGGGATCCAGGCCAGGGCGGCACCACCCAGGACGAGCACCACGAGGGTCTGGACCATGGCGTACAGGGCGTCCAGCCCCATGATCGAGGGCGTCAGGATGCGGTTGCCGGTCACGGTCTGGAAGACGACGGTGGACACCGCCACGGCCCACCCCACGATCCCCAGGGCAGCCAGGGTCGGCAGGCGGAAGCGGAGCGTGAGGGAGGGGTTGGGGGAGCCCACCAGGAGGAAGGCGGCCACGGCGAGGGCCGCCAGGAGGGTCAGGAGCGCCAGGCGCACGGCGGGACGGGCGGTCATCGGGTGCTCCTGAGCAGCATGATGAGGAAGAGGAGGGAGCCGACCACACCCATGACGAGCCCCACGGAGATCTCGTAGGGGTGGTTGACCAGGCGCCCCAGGACGTCGCAGGCCAGGACCATGACGGCGCCGCCGACGGCCATCCACGGCAGGGAGCGGCGCAGGCTGTCCCCTGCCACCAGGGAGACCATATTGGGCACCACCAGGCCCAGGAAGGGCAGGGAGCCGACCACCACCACCGTGACCGCGCTGGTCAGGGAGACGATCACCATGCCCAGGGCCATTGTACGGTCGTAGGCCAGGCCCAGGCCCACGGCCCGGTCCCGCCCCAGCCCGGCCACGGTGAAGCGGTCCGCGGCGAACCAGGCCACCAGGGTCATGACCCCCACCCCCCACAGGAGCTCGTAGCGTCCGGCGACCTTGCCGGAGAGGTCGCCGCTGGTCCAGGCCCCCAGGGTCTGCATGAGGTCCAGGCGCCAGGCCACGAAGGTGGTAGCGGCCTCGACGACGCCGGCGAGCATAATGCCTACCAGGGGTACCAGGACGTCGTTGGGGCGGTGCACGGGCAGACGGCGCAGCAGCCACAGGAACAGGGCCGAGCCTACGGCGGCGCTCGCCGCCCCGGCACCCATCTTGGCGGTCATGCTGGCGGAGGGCGCCAGGACGGTCGCGGCCAGGATGCCGGCGGTGGCGAACTGCACGGTCCCGGTGGTGGAGGGGGCCACGAAGCGGTTGCGCACCAGCAGCTGCATGAGGGCCCCGGCGGTGGCCATGGCGGCCCCGGCCAGGGCGGCGGCGGCGGTGCGGGGGATCCGGGACTCGACCAGGAGCGTGGTGTCCTGGGGCCCCAGCCTGCCCAGGAGCAGCTTGACCGGGTTCAGGGTGACCACGCCGGTGACCAGGGACAGGCCCACCAGCACCACCAGGGCGACCAGGAGGCGGATCAGCACCTGGGAGTCCCCTCGGGAGGCGGTCCCTGCTACCGCGGGCTCCTGCCCCGGCGTCGCGGGCCGGGTGGGGGCGGACGGGGGGACGGGCCCCGGCCCGGGGGACGTGGCGGGCACGTCGTCCCGGGCCGGGGTGGCGGGCGAGGAGGTCATGCGCCGATGGCTTTGCCGACCTCGTCCACCATGGCGGGGGCGTTGTGGAGCCCGGCGCCGATGATGTACCAGCGCTGGCCGTCGAGGTAGGCCACCTGGTTCTTGGTCCAGGCGGTGGTGGCGGTGACCAGGTCGGTGTTGAGCACCTCCTTGGCGGCCTGGCCGCTGTCGCCGATGGCGGCGTCGCGGTCGACCACGAACAGCCAGTCGGGGTTGGCCTGGCTAATGA
Protein-coding regions in this window:
- a CDS encoding ABC transporter permease, whose translation is MTSSPATPARDDVPATSPGPGPVPPSAPTRPATPGQEPAVAGTASRGDSQVLIRLLVALVVLVGLSLVTGVVTLNPVKLLLGRLGPQDTTLLVESRIPRTAAAALAGAAMATAGALMQLLVRNRFVAPSTTGTVQFATAGILAATVLAPSASMTAKMGAGAASAAVGSALFLWLLRRLPVHRPNDVLVPLVGIMLAGVVEAATTFVAWRLDLMQTLGAWTSGDLSGKVAGRYELLWGVGVMTLVAWFAADRFTVAGLGRDRAVGLGLAYDRTMALGMVIVSLTSAVTVVVVGSLPFLGLVVPNMVSLVAGDSLRRSLPWMAVGGAVMVLACDVLGRLVNHPYEISVGLVMGVVGSLLFLIMLLRSTR
- a CDS encoding iron ABC transporter ATP-binding protein, which translates into the protein MISIDQVSKSYGSSLVLDDITVDLPAGGVTCLIGPNGAGKSTLLSIIARLLGADAGTVTVGGLDVSRTDTRELARTMAVLRQDNQLTVRLTVRDLVSFGRFPHNGGRPTEADHRAVEKAIEWMDLEALATRRLDQMSGGQRQRAFVAMVLAQDTPYVLLDEPLNNLDMTHATQMMRRLRAAADELGRTVVLVLHDVNYASVWADSILALRHGRVAAHGTPAQIMTTPVLEQIYGQAITVREFDGHRLALYYS
- a CDS encoding iron chelate uptake ABC transporter family permease subunit — protein: MTARPAVRLALLTLLAALAVAAFLLVGSPNPSLTLRFRLPTLAALGIVGWAVAVSTVVFQTVTGNRILTPSIMGLDALYAMVQTLVVLVLGGAALAWIPSLAQFALTTLVMVVVSVLLVSTLLGSGREIHVLVLAGVILGTLLRSVVVFIQRLLDPNEYLILQSRLFASFSNVSTDLLWAGGAVVALTSLALWHRRHVLDVLLLGRPLAASLGVDVDRQTRLVLVLAAVLVSVSTAMVGPITFLGLLVAHLGYRLAGTYHHGVTLPASALCAVLTLVGGQTVLQHVLKWSTVLSVIVELLGGLLLITLLVREGRHS